A genomic stretch from Deinococcus metalli includes:
- a CDS encoding carbon-nitrogen hydrolase family protein: protein MSRALPLAAVQAMPLTGPQPEARFAEDVQRVARSFPQSQLIVYPELHLHGDAATAGEYRALAEPLSGPRVRALAELAGDLGVWLIPGTVCELGEGNEVFDTAVVLSPEGQLAASYRKVFPWRPYEPFDAGDRFVVFDLPGVGRAGLNVCYDAWFPEVTRHLAWMGAEVVFNVVKTTTCDRPQEVVLARANAIVNQVFVVSINAAGPVGTGQSVIVDPEGLVRVHSADGATVLTDVVDLDHVSRVRRYGTVGLTRPWSQFVPGDPPLALPLYGGQIDPGRWAPGDGDSGPKDGGRSGDPSQS, encoded by the coding sequence ATGTCCCGCGCGCTGCCCCTCGCGGCCGTGCAGGCAATGCCCCTCACCGGCCCGCAGCCGGAGGCCCGTTTCGCGGAGGACGTGCAGCGCGTGGCGCGGAGTTTTCCCCAGTCGCAGCTGATCGTCTATCCCGAACTGCACCTGCACGGAGACGCGGCCACCGCCGGGGAGTACCGCGCGCTGGCCGAGCCGCTGTCCGGCCCCCGCGTTCGCGCGCTGGCCGAGCTGGCGGGCGACCTGGGCGTGTGGCTGATTCCCGGAACGGTCTGCGAGCTGGGCGAAGGGAACGAGGTCTTCGACACGGCGGTCGTCCTGTCGCCGGAGGGTCAGCTCGCCGCGTCGTACCGCAAGGTGTTCCCATGGCGGCCCTATGAACCCTTCGATGCCGGCGACCGTTTCGTGGTCTTCGACCTGCCGGGGGTGGGCCGGGCGGGGCTGAACGTCTGCTACGACGCGTGGTTCCCGGAGGTCACCCGGCACCTGGCGTGGATGGGCGCGGAGGTCGTGTTCAACGTCGTCAAGACGACGACCTGCGACCGCCCGCAGGAGGTGGTGCTGGCCCGCGCGAACGCCATCGTGAACCAGGTGTTCGTGGTGAGCATCAATGCTGCCGGGCCAGTCGGCACCGGCCAGAGCGTGATCGTCGATCCCGAGGGTCTGGTGCGGGTGCACAGCGCGGACGGCGCCACGGTGCTGACCGACGTCGTCGACCTTGACCATGTGTCGCGGGTGCGCCGCTACGGCACCGTCGGTCTGACCCGGCCGTGGTCGCAGTTCGTGCCGGGCGATCCGCCGCTGGCGCTGCCGCTGTACGGCGGACAGATCGATCCGGGCCGCTGGGCGCCGGGCGACGGGGATTCCGGGCCGAAGGACGGCGGCCGGTCCGGCGATCCTTCCCAGAGTTAG
- a CDS encoding DUF2945 domain-containing protein, whose product MTFKVGDKVRWSSHGAEAHGKVVRVAHEDGEIAGFQYRASRDDPRYIVELEDGRHAAHTEHALKRV is encoded by the coding sequence ATGACCTTCAAAGTTGGGGACAAGGTGCGGTGGAGTAGCCACGGGGCAGAGGCGCACGGGAAGGTGGTGCGGGTGGCCCACGAGGACGGCGAGATCGCGGGCTTCCAATACCGGGCGAGCCGGGATGATCCGCGGTACATCGTCGAACTCGAGGACGGCCGTCACGCCGCGCACACAGAACACGCCCTGAAACGGGTGTAG
- a CDS encoding arsenate reductase ArsC, whose protein sequence is MVRVLILCTHNSARSQMAEALTRDAARRAGLDLDVHSAGTEATRVKPDATAVMAELGLSLDAHTSKTLDAVPDPWAFDYVVTVCDSAAEACPAYPARTTRLHYPAVDPSGGSLDRWRAVRDQLQRQFTAFVEALKAGRSVPPSYDDSPAVTVT, encoded by the coding sequence ATGGTCCGCGTCTTGATCCTGTGCACGCACAACTCCGCCCGCAGCCAGATGGCCGAGGCACTCACCCGAGACGCGGCGCGCCGGGCCGGACTCGATCTGGACGTCCACTCGGCCGGCACCGAGGCCACGCGGGTCAAGCCGGACGCGACCGCCGTGATGGCCGAACTCGGCCTGAGTCTGGATGCCCACACCAGCAAGACGCTGGACGCCGTTCCCGATCCCTGGGCCTTCGATTACGTCGTCACGGTGTGCGACAGCGCGGCCGAGGCGTGCCCCGCATACCCGGCGCGCACGACTCGCCTTCACTACCCCGCCGTGGACCCCAGCGGCGGCAGCCTCGACCGCTGGCGGGCAGTGCGGGACCAGCTCCAGCGCCAGTTCACGGCCTTCGTGGAGGCGCTGAAGGCCGGACGGTCGGTGCCCCCCAGTTACGACGACAGCCCCGCGGTGACCGTGACGTAA
- a CDS encoding nuclear transport factor 2 family protein codes for MDDPQTAPLPVFDFADRPDYSDFVLAANTGRRQPLAGFDEDYTDIVDYIVRCTHKIWEEKAVGLIYTHYAHNVLVHYSSGIMYGREAMVVNTLQRIAVYAERRAYADDVIWSGNERDGFYSSHRVSSVGVNTGHSEYGPPSGRKVHRWGIADCFVVQNRIVEEWLASDTLTELRQMGYDPVALAKRAVLPATPHTHGEIDRLPTGQQYPEFLAVPDGQDDPQGFIRAILLNMWNARLVNMVREHYVPNHVAFVPDSRKLVGYGDYENFVITMLACFPDLAITIDHQCVQGSDARGYRVASRCTFQGTHEGYGPYGAPTGRRIYLIVISHHIIKAGRVVQEWTVFDEFALLKQLHAQQAL; via the coding sequence ATGGACGACCCGCAGACCGCCCCCCTCCCCGTCTTCGACTTTGCCGACCGGCCGGACTACTCGGACTTCGTGCTGGCCGCCAACACCGGGCGCCGTCAACCGCTGGCGGGCTTTGACGAGGACTACACCGACATCGTCGATTACATCGTGCGCTGCACCCACAAGATCTGGGAGGAAAAGGCCGTCGGTCTGATCTACACCCACTACGCCCACAACGTCCTGGTGCATTACTCCAGCGGCATCATGTACGGGCGCGAGGCGATGGTCGTCAACACCCTGCAGCGCATCGCGGTGTACGCCGAGCGCCGTGCCTACGCCGACGACGTGATCTGGAGCGGGAACGAGCGTGACGGCTTCTATTCTTCGCACCGCGTCAGCAGCGTCGGCGTGAACACCGGCCACAGCGAATACGGCCCGCCCAGCGGCCGGAAGGTGCACCGCTGGGGCATCGCGGACTGCTTCGTGGTACAGAACCGTATCGTGGAAGAATGGCTGGCCTCCGACACGCTGACCGAGCTGCGTCAGATGGGCTATGACCCGGTGGCGTTGGCGAAGCGCGCCGTGCTGCCGGCGACGCCGCACACCCACGGCGAGATCGACCGCCTGCCCACCGGTCAGCAATACCCGGAATTCCTGGCCGTGCCGGACGGGCAGGACGATCCGCAGGGTTTCATCCGGGCCATCCTGTTGAACATGTGGAACGCCCGGCTCGTGAACATGGTGCGCGAGCATTACGTGCCGAACCATGTGGCCTTCGTGCCGGATTCCCGCAAACTCGTCGGCTACGGCGACTACGAGAACTTCGTGATCACCATGCTCGCGTGCTTCCCCGACCTGGCGATCACCATCGACCACCAGTGTGTGCAGGGCAGCGACGCGCGGGGCTATCGCGTTGCCTCCCGCTGCACCTTCCAGGGCACGCACGAGGGGTACGGGCCGTACGGCGCGCCCACTGGACGCCGCATCTACCTGATTGTGATCAGCCATCACATCATCAAGGCCGGCAGGGTCGTGCAGGAATGGACAGTCTTCGACGAGTTCGCCCTCCTCAAGCAGCTGCACGCGCAGCAGGCGCTGTGA
- a CDS encoding carbohydrate ABC transporter permease, translated as MRRPPEPGVVLRRRLAQTGEVIATLAVIFFVAFPLVWMILAAFKNQIDVYSTRLLFTPILSNFRAIFADPILLGSHVWVSALVSFLTVAITIPLAAAASYVLARHRFRGRDTLFLLILITQFVPAVVVAIPFFTLFRTLNLIDTPWALIIVYLSFTLPYAIWMLRGFFDALPVEIEEASFIDGCNELQTLRHVTLPLVMPGLLVAAVFAFISAWNEFFFALILTRSNSLTLPVAIQTISGPRGPMWEQVAAAGMLVMVPILIMSLFIRKYFVEGITVGAVK; from the coding sequence ATGCGCCGACCGCCCGAACCCGGCGTGGTTCTCCGCCGCCGCCTGGCCCAGACCGGTGAGGTGATCGCCACGCTGGCCGTGATCTTCTTCGTGGCGTTCCCGCTGGTGTGGATGATCCTGGCGGCCTTCAAGAACCAGATCGACGTGTATTCCACGCGGCTGCTGTTCACGCCGATCCTGAGCAACTTCCGGGCCATCTTCGCCGATCCGATCCTGCTCGGCTCGCACGTGTGGGTCAGCGCGCTCGTGTCGTTCCTGACCGTGGCGATCACCATTCCGCTGGCCGCGGCGGCGTCGTACGTGCTGGCCCGTCACCGCTTCCGGGGCCGCGACACGCTGTTCCTGCTGATCCTGATCACGCAGTTCGTGCCGGCGGTCGTGGTCGCCATTCCCTTCTTCACGCTGTTCCGCACGCTGAACCTGATCGACACGCCGTGGGCGCTGATCATCGTGTACCTGTCGTTCACCCTGCCCTACGCGATCTGGATGCTGCGCGGCTTTTTCGACGCGCTGCCGGTCGAGATCGAGGAGGCGTCCTTCATCGACGGCTGCAACGAGCTCCAGACCCTCCGGCACGTGACGCTGCCGCTGGTGATGCCGGGCCTGCTGGTGGCGGCCGTGTTCGCGTTCATCTCGGCGTGGAACGAGTTCTTCTTCGCGCTGATCCTGACGCGCTCGAACTCGCTGACCCTGCCGGTGGCCATCCAGACCATCTCCGGGCCGCGCGGCCCGATGTGGGAACAGGTGGCGGCGGCGGGCATGCTGGTGATGGTGCCGATCCTGATCATGTCCCTGTTCATCCGCAAGTACTTCGTCGAGGGCATCACTGTGGGGGCCGTGAAGTGA
- a CDS encoding ester cyclase yields MTSNRRPATPDSDRTSVPQRVEDAGDLVRLVRRVWEDKAIGLISGHYAHNTPVHLPDAELYGREALVARTLRTLATFPDVRLHSDEVIAGSDAEGLHTSHRLTVSGHHLGHALYGAPTGRRVHWRSITQRRVQGGRVVEEWSVHNELAVVRQLGLDEWAVARAHVQADAEAGTRPLDAGVGEVVRGTGQDAPPNPTDSAPRLPDALPGWIAAVVWNARRLDLAHACYAPDATVRVPGYRRLTGPEGLARYVLEWLAAFPDGAMHVEHVSSAEHGRGVLVAARWTFLGTHTGAGLYGPPTGRRVRIAGISHYDVVAGRIRREDMVWNELALLRQLCVPSTP; encoded by the coding sequence GTGACGTCGAACCGACGCCCAGCGACGCCGGACTCTGACCGGACGTCCGTTCCACAGCGGGTCGAGGACGCCGGCGACCTCGTGCGGCTGGTGCGCCGCGTCTGGGAGGACAAGGCCATCGGCCTGATCTCCGGCCACTACGCGCACAACACGCCTGTGCATCTGCCGGACGCCGAGCTGTACGGCCGTGAAGCGCTCGTGGCGCGCACCCTGCGGACGCTCGCCACCTTTCCTGACGTGCGGCTACACAGTGACGAGGTGATCGCCGGCAGCGACGCGGAGGGCCTGCACACGTCGCACCGGCTCACGGTCAGCGGGCACCACCTCGGGCACGCGCTGTACGGGGCGCCGACCGGCCGGCGGGTGCACTGGCGCAGCATTACCCAGCGCCGCGTGCAGGGGGGGCGGGTCGTCGAGGAATGGAGTGTGCACAACGAACTCGCCGTCGTGCGGCAGCTCGGCCTGGATGAGTGGGCAGTGGCCCGCGCCCACGTGCAGGCCGATGCCGAGGCCGGCACGCGGCCGCTCGATGCTGGCGTGGGCGAGGTCGTGCGGGGCACTGGGCAGGACGCCCCGCCCAATCCCACGGACAGCGCACCCCGGCTGCCCGACGCGCTGCCGGGCTGGATCGCCGCCGTGGTGTGGAACGCCCGCCGGCTCGACCTCGCCCACGCGTGCTACGCGCCGGACGCCACCGTCCGGGTGCCGGGTTACCGCCGGCTGACCGGCCCGGAGGGGCTGGCCCGCTACGTGCTGGAGTGGCTCGCCGCCTTCCCCGACGGCGCCATGCACGTCGAGCATGTCTCCAGCGCCGAGCACGGCCGCGGTGTCCTCGTCGCCGCGCGCTGGACGTTCCTGGGCACCCACACGGGGGCTGGCCTCTACGGCCCCCCCACCGGCCGGCGCGTACGCATCGCCGGCATCAGCCACTACGACGTCGTGGCCGGGCGCATCCGGCGCGAGGACATGGTCTGGAACGAACTCGCGCTGCTCCGGCAGCTGTGCGTTCCCTCCACGCCCTGA
- the hisD gene encoding histidinol dehydrogenase, whose amino-acid sequence MEYFKKAPPQPAAVTQEIQDTVSQIIRDVEREGVDAVRRYSERFDGFAPAEFRLSEADIRTQLGTLDESVTRAIDFSIAQVKHFAEAQRRTLIDFEEETLPGVTIGQKQIPVQAVGSYIPGGRYPILASAVMTIGVPKVAGVERIVACAPIQRGTGRVNALQLYGMVHSGADEIYAIGGAQALAAMAFGLDGAPPLAAVDMIVGAGNAYVAEAKRQLFGVVGIDLLAGPTEICILADDSADPEFVAADLLAQAEHGTNSQSVLITTSRALAEAVTREIDCQLAALPTADAAGASWRDYGEILLVEDDEEMVRVSDQVASEHLEVQTRDPEWYLARLKNYGSLFLGRNATVAYGDKGIGTNHVLPTGRAARYTGGLWVGKFIKTVTWQRVSDAANHTVAPPFITMADTEGMVGHADSMRLRVR is encoded by the coding sequence ATGGAATACTTCAAGAAAGCCCCGCCGCAACCCGCCGCCGTCACCCAGGAAATCCAGGACACGGTCTCGCAGATCATCCGGGACGTCGAGCGAGAGGGCGTGGACGCCGTGCGGCGCTACAGCGAGAGGTTCGACGGCTTTGCTCCGGCCGAGTTCCGGCTCTCGGAGGCCGACATCCGCACGCAGCTCGGCACGCTCGACGAGTCGGTGACGCGGGCCATCGACTTCAGCATCGCGCAGGTCAAGCACTTTGCCGAGGCGCAGCGCCGCACCCTGATCGACTTCGAGGAGGAGACGCTGCCCGGCGTCACCATCGGCCAGAAGCAGATTCCGGTGCAGGCGGTGGGCTCGTACATTCCGGGCGGGCGTTACCCCATTCTGGCGTCGGCGGTCATGACCATCGGCGTGCCGAAGGTGGCGGGCGTGGAGCGCATCGTGGCGTGTGCGCCCATCCAGCGCGGCACCGGCCGGGTGAACGCCCTGCAGCTGTACGGCATGGTGCACAGCGGCGCGGACGAGATCTACGCCATCGGCGGCGCGCAGGCGCTGGCGGCCATGGCCTTCGGGCTGGACGGCGCGCCGCCCCTGGCGGCCGTGGACATGATCGTCGGTGCCGGCAACGCCTACGTGGCCGAGGCCAAGCGTCAGCTCTTCGGCGTGGTGGGCATCGACCTGCTGGCCGGCCCCACCGAGATCTGCATCCTGGCCGACGACTCGGCCGACCCGGAGTTCGTGGCGGCGGACCTGCTGGCCCAGGCGGAACACGGCACGAACTCGCAGTCGGTGCTGATCACCACCTCACGCGCGCTGGCCGAGGCCGTCACGCGCGAGATCGACTGCCAGCTCGCGGCGCTGCCCACCGCCGACGCGGCCGGGGCGTCGTGGCGCGACTACGGCGAGATCCTGCTGGTCGAGGACGACGAGGAGATGGTGCGCGTCTCCGATCAGGTGGCGTCCGAGCACCTGGAAGTGCAGACGCGCGACCCCGAGTGGTACCTGGCGCGGCTGAAGAACTACGGCTCGCTGTTCCTGGGACGCAACGCCACCGTCGCGTACGGCGACAAGGGCATCGGCACGAACCACGTGCTGCCCACGGGCCGCGCGGCGCGCTACACCGGCGGCCTGTGGGTCGGCAAATTCATCAAGACCGTGACGTGGCAGCGCGTCAGCGACGCGGCGAACCACACGGTCGCGCCCCCATTCATCACCATGGCCGACACCGAGGGCATGGTCGGGCACGCCGACTCCATGCGCCTGCGGGTGCGGTAG
- a CDS encoding carbohydrate ABC transporter permease, with product MEVPRTTPELVAEPVPRAAPAAAHRPWRPQSSGLRWLMLGPALLVILATVIYPLVTSFITSFRDWRLINSPTPGPYVGVSNYTRAFTDAGFLNSLGVSGLYTLISVTLTLLTGLAIALILAKPTPLNVFARTLLIFPFAVAPILKGYSWRFMLNPEYGVYAKMIGEVFPPLKGYVWLGHEFSALVSIAMSEIWGWAPLFALMFIGALGAIPAETTEAAKMDGATSFQIFRRITLPLLAPVIYIVALLKIISAFKMFDQVAIMTGGGPGDSTQTLYYFVYQVAFRNLDLGYASAVSYLLVAIMAVIATFYVRTLMRGD from the coding sequence ACTCGTGGCCGAGCCCGTGCCCCGCGCGGCCCCGGCCGCCGCCCACCGGCCCTGGCGACCCCAGAGCAGCGGCCTGCGCTGGCTGATGCTCGGGCCGGCCCTGCTGGTGATCCTCGCCACCGTGATCTACCCGCTGGTGACGTCGTTCATCACGTCGTTCCGCGACTGGCGGCTGATCAACTCGCCCACGCCCGGCCCCTACGTGGGCGTGTCGAACTACACGCGCGCGTTTACCGACGCCGGGTTCCTGAACAGCCTGGGCGTGAGCGGCCTGTACACCCTGATCTCGGTCACGCTGACGCTGCTCACAGGCCTGGCCATCGCCCTGATCCTGGCCAAGCCGACGCCGCTGAATGTCTTCGCCCGCACGCTGCTGATCTTTCCCTTCGCGGTCGCGCCGATCCTCAAGGGCTACTCGTGGCGCTTCATGCTGAATCCCGAGTACGGCGTGTACGCCAAGATGATCGGCGAGGTCTTCCCGCCCCTCAAGGGCTACGTGTGGCTGGGGCACGAATTCAGCGCGCTCGTGTCCATCGCCATGTCGGAGATCTGGGGCTGGGCGCCGCTGTTCGCGCTGATGTTCATCGGGGCGCTGGGCGCCATTCCCGCCGAGACGACCGAGGCGGCCAAGATGGACGGCGCCACCAGCTTCCAGATCTTCCGGCGCATCACGCTGCCGCTGCTCGCGCCGGTGATCTACATCGTGGCGCTGCTCAAGATCATCTCCGCGTTCAAGATGTTCGACCAGGTGGCGATCATGACCGGCGGCGGCCCCGGCGACTCGACCCAGACGCTGTACTACTTCGTGTATCAGGTCGCGTTCCGCAACCTCGACCTGGGCTACGCCTCGGCGGTGTCGTACCTGCTGGTGGCCATCATGGCCGTGATCGCCACGTTCTATGTCCGCACGCTGATGAGGGGGGACTGA
- a CDS encoding serine hydrolase domain-containing protein, protein MAHEHLAAPPEAVNADARRLDALNDHVATAWPDVTSVLVARHGRVVTERYFGITPGAAQDVQSVTKSAVSLLVGAALDRGHFRHLDQPVLSLLPPELGAAEDARWHDVTLRHLLTMTGGVPSELGDPAYDEAFMASDDPVRFTLAQPLVCAPGQAFHYSNGGVHVLGAALTHATGRDLAAFAQDTLFTPLGIAAPVWPRDAQGRPLAYGGLLLPPRDLLRVGLLMANRGVWAGTQLIPRAWIDGATRPHVEGARWMECLPGYGWLWWSAREHGAEAWYATGYGGQYVAVFPALELVVVMTGRVTAHPNHRHLIAHVLEAFKR, encoded by the coding sequence ATGGCCCACGAACACCTTGCTGCTCCGCCCGAGGCCGTGAACGCTGACGCCCGGCGTCTGGACGCCCTGAACGATCACGTCGCCACGGCGTGGCCGGATGTCACGAGCGTGCTGGTGGCCCGGCACGGCCGGGTAGTGACGGAGCGGTACTTCGGCATCACGCCGGGTGCCGCGCAGGACGTCCAGTCGGTCACCAAGAGCGCCGTGTCGCTGCTGGTGGGCGCGGCGCTGGACCGGGGCCACTTCCGCCACCTCGACCAGCCCGTCTTGTCCCTCCTGCCGCCCGAGCTGGGCGCGGCGGAGGACGCGCGCTGGCACGACGTCACCCTCCGTCACCTGTTGACCATGACCGGCGGCGTGCCCTCCGAACTGGGGGACCCCGCCTACGACGAGGCCTTCATGGCCAGCGACGACCCGGTCCGCTTCACCCTGGCGCAGCCGCTGGTCTGCGCGCCGGGGCAGGCCTTCCACTACTCCAACGGGGGCGTTCACGTTCTCGGCGCCGCGCTGACGCACGCGACCGGGCGCGATCTGGCCGCCTTCGCTCAGGACACGCTGTTTACGCCGCTGGGCATCGCGGCCCCGGTGTGGCCGAGGGACGCCCAGGGGCGCCCGCTGGCCTACGGCGGCCTGCTCCTGCCGCCGCGCGACCTGCTGCGCGTGGGGTTGCTCATGGCAAACCGCGGCGTCTGGGCCGGCACCCAGCTCATTCCCCGCGCGTGGATCGACGGCGCCACGCGGCCTCACGTTGAGGGCGCGCGGTGGATGGAGTGCCTGCCCGGCTACGGGTGGCTGTGGTGGTCGGCGCGCGAGCACGGCGCCGAGGCGTGGTACGCCACCGGGTACGGCGGCCAGTACGTGGCCGTGTTCCCAGCCCTGGAACTCGTCGTGGTGATGACGGGCCGAGTCACGGCCCATCCAAACCACCGCCACCTGATCGCGCACGTGCTGGAGGCCTTCAAGCGCTGA
- a CDS encoding nuclear transport factor 2 family protein: MADKPTLPVFDFADRPDYSDFVLAANTGRRQPLAGFDEDYTDIVDYIVRCTHKIWEEKAIGLIYTHYSHNAIVHTSSGIIYGRETVVRNTAQNIAMWGDLRAYADDVIWSGDDQQGFYTSHRHSNTATQSGYTEFGPPTGRKIAYWGIADCFIVQNRIVEEWLTHDGIAVVRQMGYDPVALAKRAVLPATPHTHGEIDRLPTGQQYPEFLTVPDGQDDPQGFIRAILLNMWNARLVNMVREHYVPNHVAFVPDSRKLFGYGDYENFVITLMASFPDLAITVDHQSVLGDADRGFRVATRCTLQGTHEGYGPYGAPTGRRVFLIVISHHIIKAGKVMQEWTLFDEFALLKQLYGQPGGRGDVEPTPSDAGL; the protein is encoded by the coding sequence ATGGCCGACAAGCCCACCCTCCCCGTCTTCGACTTTGCCGACCGGCCGGACTACTCGGATTTCGTGCTGGCCGCCAACACGGGCCGCCGTCAGCCCCTGGCCGGCTTTGACGAGGACTACACCGACATCGTCGATTACATCGTGCGGTGCACCCACAAGATCTGGGAGGAAAAGGCCATCGGCCTGATCTACACCCACTACTCGCACAATGCGATCGTGCACACCTCCAGCGGCATCATCTACGGGCGCGAGACGGTCGTGCGGAACACCGCCCAGAACATCGCCATGTGGGGCGACCTGCGCGCGTATGCCGACGACGTGATCTGGAGCGGCGACGACCAGCAGGGCTTCTATACCTCGCACCGCCACTCCAACACCGCCACCCAGAGCGGCTACACCGAGTTCGGCCCGCCGACCGGCCGCAAGATCGCGTACTGGGGCATCGCGGACTGTTTTATCGTGCAGAACCGCATCGTGGAGGAGTGGCTGACGCACGACGGGATTGCGGTCGTCCGCCAGATGGGGTACGACCCGGTGGCGCTGGCGAAGCGGGCGGTGCTGCCGGCGACGCCGCACACCCACGGCGAGATCGACCGCCTGCCCACCGGCCAGCAGTACCCGGAATTCCTGACCGTGCCGGACGGGCAGGACGATCCGCAGGGTTTCATCCGGGCCATCCTGTTGAACATGTGGAACGCGCGGCTGGTCAATATGGTCCGCGAGCATTACGTGCCGAACCATGTGGCCTTCGTGCCGGATTCCCGCAAGCTGTTCGGCTACGGCGACTACGAGAATTTCGTGATCACGCTCATGGCGTCCTTCCCAGACCTTGCCATCACCGTGGATCATCAGAGCGTGTTGGGCGACGCTGACCGCGGCTTCCGGGTCGCCACGCGCTGCACGCTCCAGGGGACGCACGAGGGCTACGGACCGTACGGAGCGCCCACCGGACGCAGGGTCTTCCTGATCGTGATCAGCCACCACATCATCAAGGCCGGCAAGGTCATGCAGGAGTGGACGCTGTTCGATGAATTCGCCCTGCTCAAGCAGCTCTACGGTCAGCCGGGAGGCCGCGGTGACGTCGAACCGACGCCCAGCGACGCCGGACTCTGA